A window of the Rhodospirillaceae bacterium genome harbors these coding sequences:
- the cobS gene encoding cobaltochelatase subunit CobS produces the protein MTALATKESETTFPLNAPDITVSVRETFGIDSDLDVPAFSVGEDHVPEIDKTYRFDHDTTLAILAGFAHNRRVMIQGYHGTGKSTHIEQVAARLNWPCIRINLDSHISRIDLVGKDAIALKDGKQVTEFREGILPWALQHPTAIVFDEYDAGRPDVMFVIQRVLEVDGKLTLLDQNRVMTPHPYFRLFSTTNTVGLGDTTGLYHGTQQINQGQMDRWNIVSTLNYLPHDAEQEIVLSKVPDYASKQDQELVGSMVELADLTRDGFMNGDISTVMSPRTVITWAENAKIFGDLGVAFRLTFLNKCDEMERPVVAEYYQRCFGDELPESAAKPVLA, from the coding sequence ATGACTGCACTTGCCACAAAAGAATCGGAGACGACATTTCCCCTCAATGCTCCGGATATCACCGTTTCCGTCCGCGAAACATTTGGGATCGATAGCGACTTGGACGTCCCCGCCTTTAGTGTGGGCGAAGACCACGTCCCTGAAATTGACAAGACGTACCGGTTCGACCACGACACGACTCTCGCAATTCTTGCCGGATTTGCGCACAATCGACGGGTTATGATCCAGGGTTATCATGGCACTGGCAAATCAACACACATCGAACAAGTCGCGGCGCGTCTCAACTGGCCGTGCATTCGGATCAACTTGGACAGCCATATCAGCCGGATCGATTTGGTTGGTAAGGATGCCATCGCGCTGAAGGATGGCAAGCAAGTTACTGAGTTCCGCGAAGGCATCCTGCCTTGGGCATTACAGCACCCTACCGCCATTGTTTTTGATGAATATGACGCCGGACGGCCGGATGTCATGTTTGTTATTCAGCGGGTTCTGGAAGTCGATGGCAAGCTTACCCTTCTCGATCAAAACAGAGTCATGACACCACACCCATATTTTCGCCTATTTTCCACTACCAACACGGTGGGCTTGGGCGATACGACTGGGCTTTACCACGGCACACAGCAAATCAACCAAGGTCAAATGGACCGTTGGAACATTGTTTCCACGCTGAACTACCTACCCCATGATGCAGAGCAAGAAATCGTGCTTTCCAAGGTGCCTGACTACGCCAGCAAACAGGACCAAGAACTTGTTGGATCCATGGTTGAATTGGCTGACCTCACCAGGGATGGCTTCATGAACGGTGATATCTCAACCGTCATGTCGCCCCGTACAGTCATTACCTGGGCAGAAAACGCCAAAATCTTCGGTGATTTAGGTGTCGCGTTCCGGCTGACATTCCTGAACAAGTGTGATGAGATGGAGCGCCCTGTGGTTGCTGAATACTATCAACGCTGCTTTGGTGATGAACTCCCTGAATCGGCCGCCAAGCCGGTTTTGGCGTAA
- a CDS encoding ABC transporter substrate-binding protein, with protein sequence MRFNSILSITLVLAGFILSGCMRPSEVRPQSYLPPPENTLNDLINFETASGPEQIHPAAQRIEQLSREVIAILSNPSISKDQKEAHFSKLLARDLDIPLIGRFVMGRHWRRANRKQRQSYMKVFRNYVIHTYSVRLGGAEVDKFEVVNSKVIGKKDILVISNVSKARKKPVRANWRLRRRNGAYLILDLSVEGISMALTLRQEFSAILKRKGGLTTLINMLKKRNA encoded by the coding sequence ATGCGCTTCAATTCAATTCTGAGCATTACGCTGGTACTGGCGGGATTTATCCTGAGCGGTTGTATGCGGCCATCGGAAGTAAGACCTCAATCTTACCTTCCCCCACCAGAAAACACCCTTAATGATCTGATCAATTTTGAAACTGCGTCCGGTCCCGAGCAAATACACCCGGCGGCGCAGCGAATCGAACAGCTCAGCCGCGAAGTTATCGCCATCCTTTCAAATCCCTCGATCTCTAAAGATCAAAAAGAGGCCCATTTCAGTAAGCTGTTGGCTCGTGATCTCGACATCCCCTTAATTGGGCGATTTGTTATGGGCAGGCACTGGCGGCGCGCCAATCGGAAACAACGCCAAAGCTACATGAAGGTTTTTCGGAATTACGTCATTCATACTTATTCCGTCCGCTTAGGCGGTGCCGAGGTTGATAAGTTCGAGGTCGTCAATTCGAAAGTCATTGGAAAGAAAGACATTTTAGTCATTTCCAATGTTTCTAAGGCACGTAAAAAGCCGGTACGGGCTAATTGGCGGCTGCGTCGGCGTAACGGTGCCTACCTAATTCTTGATCTTTCTGTCGAAGGAATCAGTATGGCCTTAACCCTTCGCCAGGAGTTTAGTGCCATCCTCAAACGAAAGGGTGGCCTTACCACACTGATTAACATGCTAAAAAAACGAAACGCTTGA
- a CDS encoding polysaccharide deacetylase family protein, with protein MESVRMSTNLKDRITYDPIEHRKKLKLPGGARVAVWTVVTVEVWDPSGPLPRQVLSAPGGQRWQPDVPNWCWSEYGARVAFWRMKRILDEFNIKATLCINGSVCDHYPQIIDAAIESDWEFMGHNIVQKPMHMMDDERQAIFDTAKIIQERTGKKLRGWMGPGLTETDDTPDYLTEAGMDYTTDWVIDDQPCPIETKNGTLYSIPYSVETNDVVMSAIQTQPSSEIYDRIMDQFECFYEEGEEQPRVLSVCSHPYLSGVPHRIKYFRKIYEELTKKQDVVFWTGDQIIDWYKDAVR; from the coding sequence CTGGAGTCCGTAAGAATGTCGACTAACCTAAAAGACCGCATCACCTACGATCCGATTGAGCATCGCAAAAAGCTTAAATTGCCCGGCGGTGCCCGAGTGGCCGTTTGGACAGTGGTTACGGTAGAAGTATGGGACCCGTCAGGTCCATTGCCGCGTCAGGTGCTTTCTGCACCGGGCGGCCAACGCTGGCAGCCGGATGTGCCGAACTGGTGCTGGTCTGAATACGGGGCTCGGGTCGCGTTTTGGCGGATGAAACGGATTTTGGACGAATTCAACATCAAGGCAACCCTGTGTATCAATGGCTCGGTCTGTGACCACTACCCCCAAATTATTGACGCTGCCATCGAATCAGACTGGGAGTTCATGGGACACAACATCGTCCAAAAGCCCATGCATATGATGGACGACGAACGCCAAGCTATCTTTGATACGGCAAAAATCATCCAAGAAAGAACCGGCAAGAAACTTCGCGGTTGGATGGGGCCGGGCCTCACCGAAACTGACGACACGCCAGATTATTTGACTGAAGCCGGCATGGATTACACGACGGATTGGGTGATCGACGATCAACCCTGCCCCATCGAAACCAAGAACGGTACGCTGTATTCGATTCCCTATTCGGTCGAAACCAATGATGTGGTGATGAGTGCCATACAGACCCAGCCATCGTCGGAAATTTACGATCGCATCATGGACCAGTTTGAATGCTTTTATGAAGAAGGCGAAGAACAGCCCCGCGTGTTGTCTGTGTGCTCGCACCCCTATCTTTCCGGTGTGCCGCACAGGATCAAATATTTCCGCAAGATCTACGAAGAACTAACGAAGAAGCAGGACGTGGTTTTTTGGACCGGAGATCAGATTATTGACTGGTATAAGGACGCGGTTAGATAG
- a CDS encoding exopolyphosphatase, whose protein sequence is MADKKYRLVTRADFDGVVAGGLLIEMDMIDDILFAEPKDMQDGKVEITSNDITTNLPYVDGVHLCFDHHISETKRVGDRENHIIIGDAPSAARVVYEHFGGQKKFPGISLDLMDAVDKADSAQYTEEDILAPDPWTLVNFMLDPRTGLSRFGNFVISNEQLMKDMMVYCRHHPVDEILEIPDVEERLHLYLEHEESSEQQLRSCTKMEGKVAVLDLRNEDPIFCCNRFTVYALFPECNVSIQVLPNQDGSKIVLAVGKSILNRTSDVNIGMLMLEFGGGGHASAGTCQIAPDKADGVLREIVQRLQENT, encoded by the coding sequence ATGGCTGATAAAAAATACAGACTGGTCACGCGAGCCGATTTTGACGGTGTTGTTGCTGGTGGCCTGCTAATTGAAATGGATATGATCGACGACATCTTGTTCGCCGAACCCAAGGATATGCAGGACGGCAAGGTCGAAATTACATCGAACGATATCACGACTAATTTACCTTACGTTGACGGGGTTCATCTTTGTTTTGACCACCATATCAGTGAGACAAAAAGGGTCGGCGACCGGGAGAATCATATCATTATCGGCGATGCACCTTCGGCAGCCCGTGTGGTCTATGAACATTTTGGCGGTCAGAAAAAATTCCCGGGTATTTCACTCGATTTGATGGACGCGGTCGATAAAGCCGATTCTGCACAATACACCGAAGAAGATATTCTGGCGCCTGATCCATGGACCCTTGTTAACTTCATGCTTGATCCGCGCACGGGGCTGAGCAGATTTGGTAACTTTGTCATATCCAATGAACAGTTGATGAAAGATATGATGGTCTATTGCCGTCATCATCCGGTAGATGAAATCTTGGAAATTCCAGATGTAGAAGAGCGCCTGCATCTTTATCTGGAACATGAAGAATCGTCGGAACAGCAACTTCGCAGCTGTACCAAAATGGAAGGCAAGGTCGCGGTACTTGACCTTCGCAATGAAGACCCCATTTTTTGCTGCAACCGCTTCACGGTCTATGCACTGTTCCCAGAATGTAACGTTTCGATCCAAGTCCTACCGAACCAAGACGGCTCTAAAATTGTCCTTGCGGTCGGTAAATCAATTTTAAATAGGACATCTGATGTCAATATTGGCATGTTGATGCTGGAATTTGGGGGTGGCGGCCATGCGTCGGCTGGAACCTGCCAAATTGCGCCAGATAAGGCTGACGGCGTGCTTCGGGAAATTGTTCAGCGCTTGCAAGAGAATACGTAA
- the cobT gene encoding cobaltochelatase subunit CobT, with protein MSSDSSETTHDLVKRVTAAAYRAVSGTREESVTFSNGPAGVTGEIIHLPMPSRQFSLGEMMRLRGASDALALKQRHHDDALHAKNMPQGQIAREVYNQVEQARVESIGANRMVGVEDNLTALLLEKSQSYMAIAEPEDAPLADVISLRVREILTGNPLPSSAKRLVDLWREHLDDVAGQKFEGLADVINDQQAFSDRLVDLIDTLDVVPNAEDDQDETSQDDQTEDPDEENKADEQQQSMDDEESQSGMDGEGDQDGDTDEMSMGLEDMLMDEGEEPAGPTMPQSNWSENDLIGSGYRVYSTAFDEIVDADTLCEPDELERLRKQLDQQLSQLQGVVTRLANRLQRRLMAKQTRSWEFDLEEGVLDAGRLSRVVTDPQHPLSFKIETETNFRDTVVSLLIDNSGSMRGRPITVAAISAEILARTLERCGVKVEVLGFTTKAWKGGASREQWVDHGKSENPGRLNDIRHIIYKAADSPWRRSRKNLGLMLREGLLKENIDGEALLWAHNRLLARPEERRILMVISDGAPVDDATLSTNPGNYLERHLRQVIEWIETRSNVELTAIGIGHDVTRYYRRAVTITDAEELGGTMMQNLADLFDEDYNNSSRRSGRAGGR; from the coding sequence ATGTCCTCGGACAGTAGCGAAACAACTCACGACCTGGTCAAGCGGGTCACGGCTGCGGCCTATCGCGCTGTATCCGGGACGCGTGAAGAGTCCGTTACCTTCAGCAATGGCCCCGCCGGTGTAACCGGAGAGATCATTCATCTGCCAATGCCATCGCGCCAGTTCTCGCTGGGAGAGATGATGCGCCTGAGAGGTGCATCCGACGCGCTTGCTCTCAAGCAACGCCACCACGACGACGCGCTCCACGCAAAAAACATGCCCCAAGGCCAGATTGCCCGAGAAGTTTACAACCAAGTAGAACAGGCCCGGGTCGAATCCATCGGTGCAAACCGAATGGTCGGTGTCGAAGACAACCTAACGGCTTTGTTGCTGGAAAAAAGCCAAAGCTATATGGCCATCGCCGAGCCGGAAGACGCGCCCTTGGCCGATGTTATTTCCCTTCGAGTTCGTGAGATATTAACGGGGAACCCCCTGCCATCGTCGGCCAAACGCCTGGTCGACCTTTGGCGCGAGCACTTAGATGACGTTGCGGGTCAAAAATTCGAAGGGCTTGCGGACGTCATAAACGATCAACAGGCATTCTCTGACAGGCTTGTCGACCTGATAGACACCTTGGACGTGGTCCCCAACGCAGAAGACGACCAGGATGAAACGTCTCAAGACGATCAAACAGAAGACCCGGACGAAGAAAACAAAGCTGACGAGCAACAACAATCCATGGATGACGAAGAGTCCCAATCCGGCATGGATGGCGAAGGCGATCAAGACGGCGACACGGATGAGATGTCCATGGGCCTGGAAGATATGTTGATGGACGAAGGCGAAGAGCCAGCGGGGCCGACGATGCCTCAGTCCAATTGGTCAGAAAATGATCTTATTGGGTCCGGATACCGAGTCTATTCCACCGCGTTCGATGAAATTGTCGATGCCGACACCCTTTGTGAGCCCGACGAGTTGGAGCGACTCCGTAAACAGTTGGACCAACAATTATCCCAATTGCAAGGTGTTGTAACCCGGCTGGCCAACCGCCTGCAACGACGGCTCATGGCGAAACAAACCCGGTCCTGGGAATTTGATCTGGAAGAAGGCGTTCTTGATGCGGGTCGATTGTCTCGGGTGGTTACAGATCCCCAGCACCCGCTATCCTTCAAAATTGAAACCGAAACCAATTTCAGGGATACAGTCGTATCCCTGTTAATCGATAATTCTGGTTCCATGCGGGGGCGTCCTATCACGGTCGCCGCGATTAGTGCGGAAATTTTGGCGCGCACCTTGGAAAGATGCGGCGTGAAGGTCGAAGTTCTAGGCTTCACGACGAAGGCCTGGAAAGGCGGCGCCTCCCGCGAACAATGGGTCGATCACGGAAAATCTGAAAATCCAGGCCGACTCAACGATATTCGCCATATCATATATAAGGCGGCAGACAGTCCGTGGCGTCGGTCGCGCAAGAATCTGGGGCTGATGCTACGCGAAGGCCTGTTGAAAGAGAATATCGATGGCGAAGCTCTGCTTTGGGCGCACAACCGCTTACTGGCACGCCCAGAAGAACGCCGCATATTAATGGTAATCTCCGATGGCGCGCCAGTTGACGATGCGACACTTTCGACAAACCCGGGCAATTATCTTGAAAGACACCTGCGTCAGGTCATCGAGTGGATCGAAACCCGCTCAAACGTTGAGTTAACCGCGATCGGGATTGGCCACGACGTCACCCGTTACTATCGCCGCGCCGTCACGATAACGGATGCTGAGGAACTTGGCGGTACAATGATGCAGAACCTTGCGGACTTATTCGATGAAGATTACAACAATTCATCACGGCGATCCGGAAGGGCTGGAGGCCGTTAA
- a CDS encoding thiolase family protein, translated as MREVVIIDGVRTPIGKFGGGLSGVRPDDLLAVALKGLVDKTGIDPALVEDVYAGCGNQGGEDNRDVARMASLLAGFPVEVSGVTLNRNCASALEAVNQAAKSIIAEEGDVFIASGVESMSRAPWSVPKPTRVPTTMPPVMHDTTVGWRYNNPKMDEMYPIVSLGESAEIIADQMQITRGEQDEFAIESQRRTVAAINAGHFKDEIVPVTTQGRRGAEIVIDTDEHPRYRQVDGEFEVDTDLEGLGKLPAAFRKGGTVTAGNSSGINDGAAALLVMSAEKANELGLKPMARWIGSAVAGVDPGVMGYGPVPSTEKLLKRLGLSLSDIGLIELNEAFAAQSLACIRKLGLKHEITNVNGGAIALGHPTGCSGARILVTLLHEMKRRAKEQQEPYYGLATLCVGVGMGVSTVVEWIGE; from the coding sequence ATGCGGGAAGTAGTCATTATCGATGGCGTGCGGACGCCCATTGGCAAGTTTGGTGGCGGGCTCTCAGGTGTCAGACCAGACGATCTGTTGGCGGTTGCTCTCAAAGGCTTAGTAGATAAAACAGGCATCGATCCGGCGTTAGTGGAAGATGTCTATGCCGGTTGTGGCAATCAGGGCGGCGAGGATAACAGAGATGTCGCACGGATGGCGTCGTTGCTGGCAGGGTTTCCTGTCGAGGTCTCTGGCGTCACTCTCAACCGCAACTGCGCTTCTGCACTGGAGGCTGTAAACCAGGCCGCCAAATCAATTATCGCTGAGGAAGGTGATGTTTTCATCGCCAGTGGTGTGGAATCCATGAGCCGCGCCCCCTGGAGCGTGCCAAAGCCGACCCGTGTGCCGACCACAATGCCCCCGGTAATGCACGACACCACCGTTGGCTGGCGCTACAACAATCCTAAGATGGATGAGATGTATCCCATTGTTAGCCTTGGCGAGTCAGCGGAGATCATTGCCGATCAGATGCAAATCACGCGCGGTGAACAGGATGAGTTTGCGATAGAGAGTCAGCGCCGGACCGTGGCAGCCATAAACGCCGGTCACTTCAAAGATGAGATCGTTCCGGTAACGACGCAGGGACGCCGAGGAGCGGAGATTGTTATAGATACGGACGAGCATCCACGCTATCGCCAGGTCGATGGAGAGTTTGAAGTCGACACCGATCTGGAGGGTCTAGGCAAGCTCCCAGCGGCATTTCGAAAAGGCGGCACGGTGACAGCGGGTAATTCCAGCGGCATCAATGATGGTGCGGCTGCCCTATTAGTGATGAGTGCTGAAAAGGCCAATGAGCTTGGGCTTAAACCCATGGCGCGTTGGATAGGTTCTGCCGTCGCCGGGGTTGATCCCGGAGTTATGGGTTATGGCCCCGTACCCTCTACGGAGAAGCTTCTCAAGCGCCTAGGGCTTTCGCTTTCTGATATTGGCCTTATAGAATTGAACGAAGCCTTTGCAGCGCAGAGTCTGGCGTGTATTCGAAAGCTGGGCCTCAAACATGAAATCACCAACGTGAATGGCGGCGCGATTGCGCTTGGTCACCCAACAGGGTGCTCAGGGGCCAGGATACTCGTTACGCTTCTGCATGAAATGAAACGCCGGGCGAAGGAACAGCAGGAACCTTATTACGGTCTCGCAACGCTTTGCGTTGGCGTTGGTATGGGGGTTTCTACTGTCGTTGAGTGGATTGGCGAATGA
- a CDS encoding J domain-containing protein, with translation MFHTNTKRARKLGGEQDVEPRACDWPGCDDQEGGVFKAPKSPQNLKSYRWFCLDHVREYNKSWNYYTNMDDNEVETDRRHDTVWHRPSWPLGANGAAFGYSKRQFNDAFGVFDDDDTPDPHHQKPAFRATTPEGKALQILDLQPPLTTEIVRARYKELVKRHHPDANDGDKASEEKFKQISQAYQTIMTVLAP, from the coding sequence ATGTTTCATACCAACACCAAAAGGGCGAGGAAGCTAGGCGGAGAGCAGGACGTAGAGCCTCGCGCTTGCGACTGGCCCGGGTGTGACGACCAGGAAGGCGGCGTTTTCAAAGCCCCGAAGTCACCTCAGAACCTGAAAAGCTACCGCTGGTTTTGTCTGGATCATGTGCGTGAGTACAACAAGTCCTGGAATTATTATACAAACATGGACGATAATGAAGTCGAGACAGATCGCCGACACGATACAGTTTGGCATCGTCCTTCTTGGCCGCTGGGTGCCAATGGCGCAGCCTTTGGATATTCCAAGCGACAGTTCAACGACGCATTTGGGGTGTTTGACGATGATGATACACCTGACCCGCATCATCAGAAACCTGCGTTTCGTGCAACCACCCCTGAAGGCAAGGCTTTGCAAATTTTAGACTTGCAGCCGCCGCTCACGACAGAAATAGTTAGAGCCAGATATAAGGAACTTGTAAAACGTCATCACCCGGATGCTAATGATGGCGATAAAGCATCAGAAGAGAAATTTAAGCAAATTAGCCAAGCCTATCAGACCATCATGACTGTTCTTGCCCCTTGA
- a CDS encoding ion transporter, with protein sequence MKIRERICNLVEGDIFQRFITALIVLNAITLGLETVPDVTNPYGALLHKFDVFVLTMFTIEILAKLQYRGIGFFKNGWNVFDFVIVSIALLPSTSGLSVLRALRILRTLRLISVVPQMRRVVQALITAIPGMLSVGAIILLVFYIGAVLTTNLYGTSHPQWFGTIGESMYSLFQIMTLESWSMGIVRPVMEVHPSAWVFFVPFILITSFAILNLFIGIIVDAMQTQHMEEEEVIHREVDSVHEDTEAIRQELTAVRQELAIVRRLLEEKSK encoded by the coding sequence ATGAAAATTCGCGAGCGCATCTGCAACCTGGTTGAAGGGGACATCTTTCAACGGTTTATTACCGCCCTTATCGTTTTAAACGCGATTACCCTGGGTCTTGAAACGGTGCCCGACGTAACGAACCCCTATGGTGCCCTGCTGCACAAATTCGACGTTTTCGTATTGACGATGTTTACCATCGAAATCCTGGCGAAACTTCAGTACCGCGGAATAGGTTTTTTCAAAAACGGCTGGAATGTTTTCGACTTCGTGATTGTCAGCATTGCTTTATTGCCATCAACAAGCGGGCTTTCGGTCCTGCGCGCCCTCCGAATCCTTAGAACCCTTCGCCTTATTTCAGTCGTGCCGCAAATGCGTCGGGTCGTTCAGGCTCTCATCACCGCCATCCCCGGGATGCTGAGTGTTGGGGCTATCATTTTGCTGGTATTCTATATCGGTGCGGTTCTTACAACGAATTTATACGGCACTTCGCACCCGCAATGGTTCGGCACCATTGGCGAAAGCATGTATTCGCTGTTTCAGATCATGACCTTGGAAAGCTGGTCGATGGGAATTGTTCGTCCTGTGATGGAGGTCCACCCCTCGGCTTGGGTATTCTTTGTGCCGTTTATCCTGATTACCAGCTTTGCCATTCTAAATTTGTTCATCGGCATCATCGTCGACGCTATGCAGACCCAACATATGGAAGAAGAAGAGGTCATCCATCGAGAAGTCGACAGCGTACACGAAGACACAGAAGCGATCCGTCAGGAATTAACCGCGGTGCGCCAGGAACTTGCCATCGTTCGGCGATTGCTGGAAGAAAAATCTAAATAG
- a CDS encoding (Fe-S)-binding protein: MTTTAFLEGLEQRTQDIFDRCTRCGKCVDVCPMTEAADVDVTDSKAVIKATLDILGGGKGSVAAERWATKCSLSGACIRACEDGVNPRFMLSLVRAQIGKRAGDEASRRSSVKAFQDMSQGVKVLSRLQLPPDLLLQLGQLPDADDGQETPDVVFYTGCNVLRTPHIALLALDIMDALGVSYRVMGGPSHCCGVIQLRTGDTANSGRMGESTLSKFSATKTGKVLSWCPSCMIQMDEFAMPSADPSNTGFDLTMFVSFLESRIDDLKALMTRPVNKRVGLHEHSSVEEVNKTAIKLLEAVPGVEYVNLEQPIIGYSCTGLKAMPDYKKELHAGQLQAAADLGVTTLAGVYHVCHRELCSHENDWPFEVVNFLEIIGESMGIHRPDIFKRYRMSQDADVVIAETQDLADANGLAPDEVRDVIENQWILGR; encoded by the coding sequence ATGACAACCACCGCATTTTTAGAAGGCCTGGAGCAGCGTACCCAAGACATCTTTGATCGTTGTACCCGCTGCGGAAAATGCGTTGACGTTTGTCCTATGACGGAAGCGGCTGATGTGGATGTTACGGATTCGAAGGCAGTGATAAAAGCCACATTGGATATTCTTGGTGGGGGCAAGGGCAGTGTAGCGGCGGAACGCTGGGCCACCAAGTGTTCGCTAAGTGGGGCTTGTATTCGGGCCTGCGAAGACGGCGTTAATCCACGCTTTATGTTATCGTTGGTGCGCGCACAGATTGGTAAGCGGGCAGGCGACGAAGCATCGCGTCGGTCTAGTGTTAAAGCCTTCCAAGATATGAGTCAGGGCGTAAAGGTTCTATCACGCCTTCAATTACCGCCAGACCTTCTCCTGCAGTTGGGGCAGCTTCCTGATGCTGACGACGGGCAAGAGACGCCTGATGTCGTGTTCTATACCGGCTGTAACGTTCTCAGGACCCCACATATCGCTCTGTTGGCCTTGGACATCATGGACGCGTTAGGCGTGAGCTATCGGGTCATGGGAGGACCGTCACATTGCTGTGGCGTCATTCAGCTTCGGACCGGCGATACGGCGAATTCTGGCCGTATGGGAGAGAGTACGCTGAGCAAATTTTCCGCCACCAAGACTGGCAAGGTATTATCCTGGTGCCCGTCATGCATGATCCAGATGGACGAATTCGCGATGCCGAGTGCCGACCCGTCGAATACCGGGTTTGATCTGACCATGTTTGTCAGTTTTCTGGAAAGCCGTATTGATGATCTTAAGGCGCTCATGACCAGGCCGGTTAATAAGCGCGTGGGCTTGCACGAACATTCAAGCGTGGAAGAGGTAAATAAGACTGCGATAAAGCTATTAGAGGCAGTTCCCGGGGTTGAATACGTGAATTTGGAACAACCCATCATTGGCTATTCTTGTACGGGCCTGAAGGCGATGCCAGACTACAAGAAAGAATTACACGCAGGACAATTACAGGCTGCGGCGGATTTAGGTGTTACAACGCTGGCAGGTGTATACCACGTCTGTCATCGGGAACTCTGTTCGCATGAGAATGACTGGCCGTTTGAGGTCGTTAATTTTCTCGAGATAATCGGCGAAAGCATGGGGATTCACCGGCCGGATATCTTTAAACGCTATCGCATGAGCCAGGACGCAGATGTAGTAATTGCTGAAACCCAGGACCTTGCGGATGCAAATGGCTTGGCCCCGGACGAAGTCCGGGACGTTATCGAAAATCAGTGGATATTGGGACGCTAA
- a CDS encoding ABC transporter substrate-binding protein produces the protein MRPVTVFFLSLFVFVGMTGTVMADNPAAQRIHKLGQEVLAVMADPSISKDQRTAHFGGLLARDLDIPVIGRFVLGRYWRKASRNQRITYLRAFKGYVIRTYSNRLGGADLSQFKVTSVRPVGKRDILVRTQISRPKAGAVFADWRVRERKGAYKILDLFIEGVSMSMTLRQEFSAVLRHKGGIKGLIAMLNSRAT, from the coding sequence ATGAGACCCGTTACAGTATTTTTTCTGAGCTTATTTGTTTTTGTCGGCATGACCGGAACGGTTATGGCTGACAATCCTGCGGCTCAGCGCATTCATAAACTCGGCCAGGAAGTTTTGGCTGTTATGGCTGATCCGTCTATTTCGAAAGACCAGCGCACAGCCCATTTTGGTGGCCTCCTTGCCCGTGACTTAGACATCCCGGTTATCGGCAGGTTCGTCCTCGGCCGATATTGGCGGAAAGCAAGCCGCAACCAACGGATAACCTACTTGCGGGCCTTCAAGGGTTATGTGATCCGCACGTACTCAAATCGTTTAGGTGGTGCCGATTTAAGCCAATTTAAGGTGACCAGCGTAAGGCCTGTGGGCAAGCGTGATATTCTCGTTAGGACCCAGATATCCCGACCCAAGGCGGGCGCGGTTTTTGCCGACTGGCGGGTACGAGAGCGCAAGGGTGCATACAAAATTCTCGACCTCTTCATCGAAGGTGTCAGTATGTCCATGACATTGCGCCAAGAATTCAGTGCTGTTCTGCGCCATAAAGGCGGCATCAAGGGCTTGATTGCCATGCTGAACAGTCGCGCGACCTAA